The following coding sequences lie in one Arachis ipaensis cultivar K30076 chromosome B03, Araip1.1, whole genome shotgun sequence genomic window:
- the LOC107631123 gene encoding pentatricopeptide repeat-containing protein At4g19191, mitochondrial: protein MILYLVAVTVAPFMNRFSNFSTLSFWNSNIRQAVNQGHVQKALLLFRQMKQTGVTPNGSTFPFVAKACARISRLRNSKMIHAHVAKSCFQSNVFVQTAMVDMYVKCGHLEDAHHVFVGMPTRDIASWNAMLAGFSQRSFVDRFFCLLHEMRHTGIHPDSVTVLLLIQSVLDLKNPNFVNAVHCFAIRIGVHIDVSVANTLIAVYAKCGDLCSSEIVFDEIDSSIRSVVSWNSMIAAYANFEKYDKAVDCYKGMLDCGLLPDISTILNLLSSCVQPKALFQGLLIHSHGIQLGCDADVCVVNTLISMYSKCGDVHSARLLFDGMSVRTCVSWTVMISGYAEKGYMDEALNLFNTMEASGENPDLVTVLALISGCGQTGSLELGKWIDNYSINKGLKENIVVCNALIDMYAKCGSFSNAKELFYSMANKTIVTWTIMITACALSGDVKDALDLFLVMVQMGMKPNHITFLAVLQACAHGGLLERGLECFSMMTQKYGIRPGIDHYSCMVDLLGRKGQLREALEIIECMPFEPDAGIWSALLSACKLHAKMEMAKYVSERLFQLEPRVAVPYVKLANIYASAGMWDGVAAIRRKMKYLQVRKCPGQSIIQVSGNTHIFTVEYRHHPEALYIYDILDGLTSHSRQAQLTNSEVISNMDIIDL from the coding sequence ATGATCCTCTATCTTGTTGCTGTTACTGTTGCACCATTCATGAATCGTTTCTCGAATTTCTCAACCCTTTCCTTCTGGAACTCCAATATAAGACAAGCTGTGAACCAAGGCCATGTACAAAAAGCCCTTCTTCTTTTCCGCCAAATGAAGCAAACTGGGGTTACACCCAATGGTTCCACCTTTCCCTTCGTTGCAAAAGCCTGTGCCAGAATCTCCCGTCTCAGGAACTCCAAAATGATCCATGCCCATGTTGCCAAATCCTGCTTTCAGTCCAATGTTTTTGTGCAAACCGCGATGGTTGATATGTACGTTAAATGTGGTCATCTGGAAGATGCACACCATGTGTTTGTTGGAATGCCCACTAGGGATATTGCTTCTTGGAATGCAATGCTTGCAGGTTTTTCTCAGAGGAGTTTTGTTGACAGGTTTTTCTGTCTACTGCATGAGATGAGGCATACTGGGATTCATCCTGACTCAGTCACTGTCTTGCTCCTGATTCAATCTGTTTTGGATTTGAAAAACCCAAATTTTGTGAATGCAGTGCATTGTTTTGCAATTCGAATTGGAGTTCATATTGATGTTTCTGTCGCAAACACTTTGATTGCTGTGTATGCTAAATGTGGTGACTTGTGTTCATCAGAGATAGTATTTGATGAAATTGACAGTAGTATTAGGTCTGTTGTCTCATGGAATTCTATGATTGCAGCATATGCAAATTTTGAAAAGTATGACAAGGCTGTTGATTGTTATAAAGGGATGCTTGATTGTGGGCTTTTGCCGGACATTAGTACAATCCTCAATTTGCTTTCATCATGTGTGCAACCCAAAGCACTATTTCAAGGTCTGCTGATTCATTCTCATGGAATTCAGTTAGGTTGTGATGCTGATGTGTGTGTGGTGAATACTCTTATTTCTATGTATTCCAAGTGTGGGGATGTCCATTCTGCAAGATTATTGTTTGATGGCATGTCTGTCAGAACTTGTGTTTCATGGACTGTAATGATTAGTGGGTATGCGGAGAAAGGATATATGGATGAGGCATTAAACTTGTTTAATACAATGGAAGCATCAGGCGAAAATCCAGATTTGGTTACTGTGCTTGCTTTGATTTCAGGTTGTGGTCAAACAGGATCTCTTGAACTTGGGAAATGGATTGATAATTACTCTATTAACAAAGGGTTGAAAGAAAATATTGTAGTTTGTAATGCACTAATTGACATGTATGCAAAGTGTGGAAGTTTTAGCAATGCTAAGGAGCTTTTCTATTCTATGGCTAACAAAACTATCGTCACCTGGACAATCATGATTACAGCTTGTGCTTTGAGTGGAGATGTTAAGGATGCTTTGGACCTGTTTCTTGTGATGGTGCAGATGGGAATGAAACCAAACCACATAACATTTCTTGCTGTTCTCCAAGCTTGTGCTCATGGAGGTTTACTTGAAAGAGGATTGGAGTGCTTCAGCATGATGACACAAAAGTATGGTATAAGGCCTGGTATAGACCACTATTCATGTATGGTTGATCTTCTTGGTCGTAAAGGACAACTGAGAGAAGCtttagaaattattgaatgtATGCCATTTGAACCTGATGCTGGTATATGGAGTGCATTGCTGTCTGCATGCAAACTGCATGCTAAGATGGAGATGGCCAAATATGTTTCAGAGAGGCTATTTCAGTTGGAGCCCCGTGTGGCAGTTCCATATGTGAAGTTGGCTAACATATATGCATCAGCTGGGATGTGGGATGGAGTTGCAGCTATAAGAAGAAAGATGAAATATCTTCAAGTGAGAAAATGTCCTGGACAAAGCATTATCCAAGTGAGTGGCAACACTCATATCTTTACAGTTGAATATAGACATCACCCTGAAGCCTTGTATATATATGATATACTAGATGGCTTGACTTCTCATTCTAGACAAGCCCAACTAACAAATTCAGAGGTAATTTCGAACATGGATATTATTGATTTATGA
- the LOC107631124 gene encoding cytochrome P450 CYP736A12 isoform X3, producing the protein MFFIAIIFFSLICLWLWGSNNKAKRLPPGPRGLPILGSLHLLGGNPHRDLHRLAQKYGSIMHLRLGFVPTIVVSSPQAAELFLKIHDHVFASRPPSEAAKYIFCGQRDIAFGEYGPYWRNMRKMCTLELLSQTKINSFRSMRQEEINLFIKLLRDAANDGVAVDVSAKIATLSANMSCRMVLGKKYMDQDMDKKGFKSVMQESLRLAAVPNIGDYIPYVGALNLQGLTKGMKATGKIFDNFFEKVIDEHIQSESKEDKVKDFVDVMLGFLGTEESDYRVDRLDIKAILLDMMLASTDTSAAAIEWALSELIKHPRVMKNLQMELESVVGIKRVVEESDLDKLEYLDMVIKETIRIHPVGPLLIPHQSMEDCKVGDFFIPKKSRVIINAWAIMRDLSAWIKPEEFWPERFERIDVDFRGRDFRFIPFGSGRRGCPGIQLALTVVRLVVAQLVHCFDWKLPNNLLPSELDMSEEFGLSMPRANHLFAIPSYRLHNERG; encoded by the exons ATGTTTTTCAtagcaataatttttttttcacttatttGTCTGTGGCTATGGGGATCCAACAACAAGGCTAAGAGATTACCTCCTGGTCCAAGAGGGTTGCCAATCTTGGGAAGCCTTCACCTCTTGGGGGGAAATCCTCATCGTGATCTTCACCGGCTAGCACAAAAATATGGATCTATCATGCACTTGCGCCTAGGTTTTGTTCCCACCATAGTTGTTTCTTCACCCCAAGCTGCTGAATTGTTCCTTAAGATCCATGACCATGTCTTTGCAAGTAGACCACCTAGTGAAGCTGCAAAGTACATCTTTTGTGGGCAGAGGGACATTGCCTTTGGTGAATACGGTCCTTATTGGCGCAACATGCGTAAGATGTGCACCTTGGAACTACTAAGCCAAACAAAGATCAACTCTTTCAGAAGCATGAGGCAAGAGGAGATTAACTTGTTTATCAAGCTTCTGAGAGATGCAGCCAATGATGGTGTTGCCGTTGATGTTAGTGCCAAGATTGCAACACTGAGTGCTAACATGAGTTGTAGAATGGTTCTGGGGAAGAAATACATGGATCAGGACATGGATAAAAAAGGGTTCAAATCTGTGATGCAAGAGTCATTGCGTTTAGCCGCCGTTCCAAACATAGGTGACTATATTCCGTATGTTGGTGCACTTAACCTTCAAGGATTAACTAAGGGCATGAAGGCAACGGGGAAAATATTTGATAACTTTTTTGAGAAAGTTATTGACGAGCACATTCAATCAGAGAGCAAAGAAGACAAGGTCAAGGACTTTGTGGATGTCATGTTGGGCTTTCTTGGCACTGAAGAATCTGATTATCGTGTTGATCGCCTGGATATCAAAGCCATATTGCTG GATATGATGCTGGCTTCAACAGATACTTCAGCTGCAGCAATAGAGTGGGCACTTTCAGAGCTAATAAAGCATCCAAGGGTGATGAAGAATCTTCAAATGGAGTTGGAATCTGTGGTGGGAATAAAGAGGGTAGTGGAGGAATCAGACTTGGACAAATTGGAGTATTTGGACATGGTCATCAAGGAAACCATTAGGATCCATCCAGTGGGGCCATTACTAATACCACACCAATCCATGGAAGATTGCAAGGTTGGAGATTTCTTCATACCCAAGAAATCCAGGGTGATAATAAATGCATGGGCAATTATGAGAGATCTAAGTGCTTGGATTAAGCCAGAAGAATTTTGGCCAGAAAGGTTTGAGCGAATAGACGTTGATTTTAGAGGGAGAGACTTCCGATTTATACCATTTGGATCTGGCAGAAGAGGATGCCCTGGAATACAGCTAGCCCTAACTGTTGTCCGGTTAGTGGTGGCCCAGCTTGTGCATTGCTTTGATTGGAAGTTACCGAATAACTTGTTGCCAAGTGAATTAGACATGAGTGAGGAGTTTGGCCTCTCAATGCCTAGGGCCAACCATCTATTTGCCATTCCTTCTTATCGTCTTCACAATGAAAGGGgttag